The proteins below come from a single Miscanthus floridulus cultivar M001 chromosome 1, ASM1932011v1, whole genome shotgun sequence genomic window:
- the LOC136470827 gene encoding protein YABBY 2-like yields the protein MSAQQIAPVPEHVCYVYCNFCNTILAVSVPSHSMLNIVTVRCGHCTSLLSVNLRGLIQSLPVQNHYSQENFKVQNITFTENYPEYAPSSSKYRMPTMLSAKGDLDHMLHVRAPEKRQRVPSAYNRFIKEEIQRIKASNPDISHREAFSTAAKNWAHFPNIHFGLGPYESSNKLDEAIGATGHAQKVQDLY from the exons ATGTCGGCCCAGCAGATCGCGCCGGTGCCGGAGCACGTGTGCTACGTGTACTGCAACTTCTGCAACACAATTCTCGCG GTCAGTGTCCCGAGTCACAGCATGCTGAACATCGTGACAGTCCGTTGTGGGCACTGCACTAGCCTGCTGTCGGTGAACTTGAGAGGACTCATCCAATCACTCCCTGTCCAGAATCACTACTCACAG GAGAATTTCAAGGTCCAAAATATCACCTTTACTGAAAACTACCCTGAGTATGCACCTTCGTCTTCCAAATACCGCATGCCAACGATGTTGTCAGCGAAAGGTGATCTGGATCATATGCTGCACGTGCGTG CTCCGGAGAAGAGGCAACGTGTTCCTTCAGCATATAACAGATTCATTAA GGAAGAGATACAAAGGATTAAAGCAAGCAACCCGGACATAAGCCATAGGGAAGCCTTCAGCACTGCAGCAAAGAAT TGGGCACATTTTCCAAACATTCATTTTGGACTAGGGCCCTATGAAAGTAGCAACAAGCTTGATGAAGCCATCGGTGCAACGGGCCATgcccagaaagtccaagatctcTACTAA